The Vicia villosa cultivar HV-30 ecotype Madison, WI linkage group LG1, Vvil1.0, whole genome shotgun sequence genome includes a region encoding these proteins:
- the LOC131619090 gene encoding hyoscyamine 6-dioxygenase-like, protein MNLKMKYLLINKVGVVLLFSLHHYHCVLSLIKNMEKHISNWSSMKSVPENYIFPPETRPGDVKIPISHSIPVIDLREAHDGNRANTVQKIIKAAEEFGFFQVINHGIPENEMKETMSVFKEVFQFPDEYEHNLYPDDSTKTCKKFTSSYFYETEKVHYWRECLRHSAYPLEEWQHLWPQNPASYRKCVGDFSVKIKELGSRIMNLISEGLGLECGHFDNDLSGSMIISANHYPSCPNPSLTLGLLKHYDAYLITILLQDDISGLQVLKDGKWIGVEALPHAFVINIGYALKIISNGKLQSAEHRAVTNSSHARTSVAFFIAPSGDCFIEPAQDLIDEHNPPIFKSYKFKEFLSRFFDKLADMEKVIKSFEEPGGIL, encoded by the exons atgaacctcaaaatgaaatatttgcttataaataaggtcgGAGTAGTATTACTCTTCAGTCTTCACCATTATCATTGTGTACTAAGTTTAATCAAGAATATGGAGAAGCATATTTCTAACTGGTCAAGCATGAAATCTGTGCCTGAGAACTACATATTCCCACCAGAAACAAGACCAGGTGATGTCAAAATCCCAATCAGCCACAGCATCCCAGTGATTGATCTCAGGGAAGCACATGATGGTAATAGAGCAAACACAGTTCAGAAAATTATCAAAGCTGCTGAGGAGTTTGGTTTCTTTCAGGTTATCAATCATGGAATTCCTGAGAATGAAATGAAGGAAACAATGAGTGTTTTTAAGGAGGTGTTTCAGTTTCCTGATGAGTACGAGCATAACTTGTATCCTGATGACTCTACTAAGACATGTAAGAAGTTTACTAGCTCTTACTTTTATGAAACTGAAAAGGTTCATTATTGGAGGGAGTGTCTTAGACACTCTGCTTATCCTTTGGAGGAGTGGCAACACTTGTGGCCTCAAAATCCAGCTTCTTACAG AAAATGTGTTGGAGATTTTTCGGTTAAAATTAAGGAATTGGGTTCGAGGATTATGAATTTGATTAGTGAAGGGCTTGGTCTAGAGTGTGGGCATTTTGACAATGATCTTAGCGGATCAATGATTATCTCTGCTAATCATTATCCATCATGTCCTAATCCGAGTTTAACACTTGGTTTACTCAAGCACTATGATGCTTACCTCATCACCATTTTACTCCAAGATGATATATCTGGTCTTCAAGTATTAAAGGATGGAAAATGGATTGGTGTTGAGGCTCTTCCTCATGCATTTGTCATCAATATAGGCTATGCATTAAAG ATAATCAGCAATGGTAAGCTACAAAGTGCTGAGCACAGGGCTGTGACAAATTCAAGTCATGCTCGCACATCTGTTGCATTTTTTATAGCTCCATCAGGTGATTGTTTCATAGAGCCAGCACAAGATCTTATCGATGAACATAATCCACCTATATTTAAGTCTTACAAATTCAAAGAGTTCCTCTCACGATTCTTTGACAAGCTTGCTGACATGGAAAAGGTGATCAAGTCCTTTGAGGAACCAGGTGGAATATTGTGA